The Deltaproteobacteria bacterium DNA segment CGATCCTCGAGGAGGCCCGGCGGCGTCACCCCTGGCTCCGGCTCTCGGCCCAGTCGGGGAGCGAGCTCGCCTTCCCCGACAAGAGCTTCGATCTCGTGGTGGCGTGCGAGGTGCTCGAGCACCTGCCCGACCCGCGTCTCGCGCTGGCGGAGATCGCGCGGGTGAGCCGCCGCTTCGCGCTGCTCAGCGTGCCGCGCGAGCCGCTCTGGCGCGCCCTGAACGTGGCCCGCGGCGCCTACGTGCGTGACCTCGGGAACACCCCCGGGCACCTGCAGCACTGGAGCCAGGCCGCCTTCGTCCGCTTCGTCTCCTCGCGCATGACCGTGCGAGAGGTGCGTGCCCCGCTCCCCTGGACCGCGCTCGTGGCCGAGGTGCCCGCGTGACCGACGAGCTCGAGGCCCCCTTCCCCGAGGATCCGCGCCCCCCGTGGCTGCGGGCGCTCATGGTGCTCGTCCCCGCGGGACTCGGCGTGCTCCTGCTCCTATCGGCTCCCTACGCGCTCCGGCTCCTCGGTACCGGGCTCGCGAGCATCGCGCTCTACGGGCTGCTCCTCGAGTCGGGGCGCCTGCGCGCCTTCCTCGCGGGGCCGGTCCAGCTCGGGCGCTTCGAGCTGCGCTGGCTG contains these protein-coding regions:
- a CDS encoding class I SAM-dependent methyltransferase; the encoded protein is MIVDRGIVAGNVTDKYHSRNPIARWLMDGFLHCVGSLYDRLEAHTVLEVGCGEGELCAHLSRRRPAEFFGVDYSPAILEEARRRHPWLRLSAQSGSELAFPDKSFDLVVACEVLEHLPDPRLALAEIARVSRRFALLSVPREPLWRALNVARGAYVRDLGNTPGHLQHWSQAAFVRFVSSRMTVREVRAPLPWTALVAEVPA